Proteins encoded within one genomic window of Citrobacter amalonaticus Y19:
- a CDS encoding YkgJ family cysteine cluster protein produces MKCRIDCGACCTAPSISSPIPGMPQGKPANVRCVQLSEDNLCSIFGSPLRPKVCGSLQPSIDMCSTNREEAFIYLIQLEEATAPSIGNSFHL; encoded by the coding sequence ATGAAGTGTCGTATCGATTGCGGGGCTTGTTGTACTGCACCTTCGATTTCAAGTCCAATTCCGGGAATGCCGCAGGGGAAACCAGCTAATGTAAGATGTGTTCAGTTATCGGAGGATAACCTATGTAGCATCTTTGGCTCACCCCTGCGCCCTAAAGTATGCGGCAGTCTACAACCGTCGATAGATATGTGTTCTACGAACCGTGAAGAAGCTTTTATTTACCTTATCCAGTTAGAGGAAGCAACAGCACCTTCGATTGGGAACAGT
- a CDS encoding IS3-like element ISSen4 family transposase (programmed frameshift) encodes MKKRFSDEQIISILREAEAGVPARELCRKHAISDATFYIWRKKYGGMEVPEVKRLKSLEEENARLKKLLAEAMLDKEALQVALGRKLLTTDQKREAVMLMCDATGLSQRRACRLTGLSLSTCRYEAHRPAADAHLSGRITELALERRRFGYRRIWQLLRREGLHVNHKRVYRLYHLSGLGVKRRRRRKGLATERLPLLRPAAPNLTWSMDFVMDALSTGRRIKCLTCVDDFTKECLTVTVAFGISGVQVTRILDSIALFRGYPATIRTDQGPEFTCRALDQWAFEHGVELRLIQPGKPTQNGFIESFNGRFRDECLNEHWFSDIVHARKIINDWRQDYNECRPHSTLNYQTPSEFAAGWRKGHSENEDSDVTN; translated from the exons ATGAAGAAGCGTTTTTCCGACGAACAGATCATCAGTATTCTCCGCGAAGCCGAAGCTGGGGTACCCGCCCGTGAACTCTGCCGCAAGCATGCCATTTCCGATGCCACGTTTTACATCTGGCGTAAGAAGTATGGCGGTATGGAGGTGCCTGAAGTTAAGCGCCTGAAGTCGCTTGAGGAAGAGAACGCCAGACTCAAGAAGCTGCTTGCCGAAGCCATGCTGGATAAAGAGGCGCTTCAGGTGGCTCTTGGGCGAAAGT TACTGACGACAGACCAGAAGCGGGAAGCCGTGATGTTGATGTGTGATGCGACCGGTCTGTCGCAACGTCGTGCCTGCAGGCTTACAGGTTTATCCCTGTCGACCTGCCGCTATGAGGCTCACCGTCCGGCTGCTGATGCGCATTTATCAGGGCGCATCACTGAGCTGGCACTGGAGCGCAGGCGTTTTGGCTACCGTCGTATTTGGCAGTTGCTGCGCCGTGAAGGGCTTCATGTTAATCATAAGCGCGTGTACCGGCTTTATCACCTCAGTGGCCTGGGCGTAAAACGCAGAAGACGTCGTAAAGGGCTGGCAACAGAACGTCTGCCGCTGCTCCGTCCGGCGGCGCCCAATCTGACCTGGTCGATGGATTTCGTCATGGACGCACTTTCCACCGGTCGCAGGATCAAGTGTCTTACCTGCGTCGATGATTTCACAAAGGAATGCCTGACGGTCACTGTTGCCTTTGGGATTTCAGGCGTTCAGGTCACGCGTATTCTGGACAGCATTGCACTGTTTCGAGGCTATCCGGCGACGATAAGAACTGACCAGGGGCCGGAGTTCACTTGCCGTGCACTGGATCAATGGGCCTTTGAGCATGGTGTTGAGTTGCGCTTAATCCAGCCGGGCAAGCCAACGCAGAACGGATTTATTGAGAGCTTTAACGGACGATTTCGCGATGAATGTTTGAATGAGCACTGGTTCAGCGATATCGTTCATGCCAGGAAAATTATTAATGACTGGCGGCAGGATTATAACGAATGCCGCCCGCACTCCACGCTGAATTATCAGACACCGTCTGAATTTGCAGCGGGCTGGAGAAAGGGTCATTCTGAGAATGAAGATTCCGACGTTACTAACTGA
- a CDS encoding DUF4236 domain-containing protein yields the protein MGFYVKKSIRVGPMRFNLSKSGVGASIGIKGLRIGTGPRGNYIHIGAGGVYYRASLSPSMIPQDGKKVQRVPDESPVEHDNTHAPLEEIESSHISEIVDSNSRELLEELNNKRKKLQIWPFAIFLSIAILLYGFSQAWPEWCLAIGFIAGGAVSVFAYMYDQLRKTTVLFYDFDDEMMACYQQLHDSGAMLASCSKVWHVEASGAVYDPKYHAGASNLLRRKTTSISKSNPPFVKTNIETIAINVGRQTLHFFPDRVLVFDRDGVGAVSYDQLFINVGNSQFIESESVPGDALVVGRTWKYVNKSGGPDRRFKDNTEIPICLYENLSFTSHSGLNELLQLSKIGYGECFSHAIETLSKKVISS from the coding sequence ATGGGCTTTTATGTTAAGAAGAGCATTCGCGTTGGACCGATGAGATTCAACCTATCCAAATCAGGAGTCGGTGCATCTATTGGTATAAAAGGACTGAGGATTGGTACTGGCCCAAGAGGAAATTACATCCACATCGGCGCTGGCGGGGTCTATTATCGTGCTTCGCTTTCACCAAGTATGATCCCACAGGACGGCAAGAAGGTTCAACGTGTACCTGATGAATCCCCAGTAGAACATGACAATACGCATGCACCTCTTGAGGAAATCGAGTCATCTCATATCTCGGAAATCGTTGATTCCAATTCCCGAGAACTGCTTGAAGAGTTGAATAACAAACGTAAGAAGTTACAAATATGGCCCTTCGCTATTTTCCTTTCGATTGCAATTTTACTTTACGGTTTTTCACAGGCATGGCCTGAGTGGTGCCTGGCAATAGGATTTATCGCAGGGGGAGCTGTTTCCGTTTTTGCTTACATGTACGATCAGCTAAGAAAGACCACTGTTCTTTTTTATGACTTTGATGACGAAATGATGGCATGTTACCAGCAACTTCATGATAGTGGGGCTATGCTTGCAAGCTGCTCAAAGGTATGGCATGTAGAAGCTTCTGGAGCTGTTTATGACCCTAAATATCATGCCGGAGCAAGTAACTTGCTACGTAGAAAAACAACCTCTATCAGCAAATCAAATCCTCCCTTCGTTAAAACAAATATTGAGACGATTGCCATCAATGTAGGTCGTCAAACATTACATTTCTTTCCAGATAGAGTACTCGTTTTTGACCGTGACGGTGTCGGTGCTGTTAGTTATGACCAACTATTCATTAACGTTGGTAATAGTCAGTTCATTGAAAGCGAAAGTGTGCCCGGAGATGCCTTAGTCGTTGGCAGGACATGGAAGTATGTTAACAAATCGGGTGGTCCTGACAGACGATTTAAAGACAATACAGAAATTCCTATATGTCTATATGAAAATCTTTCGTTCACAAGTCATTCTGGACTAAATGAGTTATTACAGCTGTCTAAAATTGGGTATGGGGAATGTTTTTCACATGCAATTGAAACACTTAGCAAGAAAGTCATATCTTCTTAG
- the yeiP gene encoding elongation factor P-like protein YeiP produces MPRANEIKKGMVLNYNGKLLIVKDIDIQSPTARGAATLYKMRFSDVRTGLKVEERFKGDDIVDTVTLSRRGVDFSYVDGNEYVFMDKEDYTPYTFTKDQIEEELLFIPEGGMPDMQVLTWDGQLLALELPQTVDLEIVETAPGIKGASASARNKPATLSTGLVILVPEYLSAGEKIRIHIEERRYMGRAD; encoded by the coding sequence ATGCCAAGAGCGAACGAAATCAAAAAAGGTATGGTACTGAATTACAACGGCAAGCTGCTGATTGTGAAAGATATTGATATTCAGTCCCCGACCGCCCGTGGCGCAGCAACGCTGTACAAAATGCGTTTCTCCGATGTCCGTACCGGTCTGAAAGTGGAAGAACGTTTCAAGGGCGACGACATTGTGGACACCGTCACCCTGAGCCGCCGTGGCGTCGATTTCTCCTATGTCGATGGCAACGAATACGTGTTCATGGATAAAGAAGATTACACGCCTTATACCTTCACCAAAGATCAGATCGAAGAAGAACTGCTGTTTATTCCGGAAGGCGGGATGCCGGATATGCAGGTATTGACCTGGGACGGTCAGCTACTGGCGCTCGAACTGCCGCAGACGGTTGATCTGGAAATTGTGGAAACCGCCCCTGGCATTAAAGGTGCTTCCGCCAGCGCGCGCAACAAACCTGCGACGCTGAGTACCGGTCTGGTCATTCTGGTTCCTGAATACCTGAGCGCCGGTGAAAAAATCCGTATTCATATTGAAGAGCGCCGTTATATGGGCCGCGCAGATTAA